Genomic DNA from Shouchella patagoniensis:
CTTAAAGAGCGTATTTTAAGTCAAGTCTATCCCGTCAGGTCTCTCATACCACCTGAATCACAACTTGAACTTGAGTTTGGTGTCAGCAAAATTACAGTTAGGAAAGCAGTGGAACAACTGGCAAGTGAAGGTTATGTCGATAAACGTAGTGGAATTGGTACAACAGTGCTTGATAATGCTGCTATTATTAATATGTCGACAGGACAAAATTTCTCAAGCCATTTGCTGCAAGCAGGCAAGCAATTGTCTAAGGAAGTGCTGTCCATTTCGCAACAGACCGCACCGCCAGACTCCTTGAAACACATTTGCTCAATAAAAGCGTACACGTTAATTGAAAGGCTCTATTATCTTGATCAAAAGCCTTATATTTATATGGTTCATTATATCCCGAACACGATTGCCCTTTCCTTAGAACCGGGGATCTATGAACGGTCGCTTTACAA
This window encodes:
- a CDS encoding GntR family transcriptional regulator — translated: MKLNRKNGPLYTQIKNILKERILSQVYPVRSLIPPESQLELEFGVSKITVRKAVEQLASEGYVDKRSGIGTTVLDNAAIINMSTGQNFSSHLLQAGKQLSKEVLSISQQTAPPDSLKHICSIKAYTLIERLYYLDQKPYIYMVHYIPNTIALSLEPGIYERSLYNALQESGVSFNRFRDEFHVAAPPMAVSKLLLIEQKPLLVRTRSAYDLHESLIEYSIAYYLTDLHSYVINFNV